One region of Pseudomonas sp. ABC1 genomic DNA includes:
- a CDS encoding DNA-binding protein, with protein sequence MLPPDGFDPQKLHGAPPMMPWQAFADWIGMGEEPIVVRTWVERGYLPSLKVGRRLMVNVALLTKELLERE encoded by the coding sequence ATGCTACCACCAGACGGGTTTGACCCACAAAAGCTGCACGGTGCCCCACCGATGATGCCGTGGCAGGCATTCGCCGATTGGATCGGTATGGGTGAGGAACCGATTGTGGTCCGCACCTGGGTAGAGCGGGGCTACCTGCCAAGCCTGAAGGTGGGGCGGCGGCTGATGGTCAACGTGGCACTGCTGACAAAAGAGCTTTTGGAACGGGAGTAA
- a CDS encoding DUF2523 domain-containing protein — MPVIVTVIFMIVGPMIWYVFRIIGLGFVTYLGFNMVVDQALQYAMSNAGALAPALQNLLGIAKFDVAVSIYFSAITTRMIIAGINRAQDLKRAQVWKPWKGGMEM; from the coding sequence ATGCCAGTCATCGTTACGGTTATCTTTATGATTGTTGGTCCTATGATCTGGTATGTATTCAGAATCATAGGTCTTGGCTTCGTGACTTACCTTGGTTTCAACATGGTTGTCGATCAAGCTTTGCAGTATGCAATGAGTAATGCGGGGGCGTTGGCTCCTGCTCTGCAAAACTTGCTAGGCATAGCCAAGTTTGATGTGGCGGTCAGTATTTATTTCTCCGCTATTACTACTCGCATGATTATCGCGGGTATCAATAGGGCGCAGGACCTGAAACGGGCGCAGGTGTGGAAGCCCTGGAAAGGCGGGATGGAGATGTAA
- a CDS encoding major capsid protein, producing MKLRNVAQKYGRKVAAVSILGVATTGQAFADATAAAATISGGAADVNTIGWAGIGLLAAAVLFKYIRRAF from the coding sequence ATGAAACTCCGCAATGTTGCTCAAAAGTACGGTCGCAAAGTTGCTGCCGTTTCCATCCTGGGCGTTGCCACTACTGGCCAAGCTTTCGCCGATGCGACTGCGGCTGCTGCGACCATCTCCGGCGGTGCCGCTGACGTGAATACCATCGGCTGGGCTGGCATCGGCCTGCTGGCTGCTGCTGTTCTGTTCAAGTACATCCGTCGCGCTTTCTAA
- a CDS encoding YDG domain-containing protein, with protein sequence MNRTYALVWNPSLGSWSVADEHARRRGKGAGAVLAAALLLPTMAFAADLPTGGTVVSGSGQIGTPNANQMVIDQGSNKLAIDWQSFDIGTGNKVTFNQPGSDSIALNRVLGADGSKIMGTLEANGQVFLVNPNGVLFGQGASVNVGGLVASTLDIANDDFEAGNHQFKGNGGNASVTNNGSIRAADGGSIALLGGTVSNNGVIVANQGTVALAAGNAVTLDFAGDGLLNVQVDEAVVDALVENHQLIKADGGQVLLTANAGDALLKTVINNTGVIEAQTLGEKDGKIVLLGSFDGGTVQVAGTLDASAPNGGDGGFIETSGAHVKVADSAKVTTKATDGKTGTWLIDPNDFTIAASGGDMTGTAVSAALQNNNFEIQTATMGTAGGNGDIHVNAEVKWSSDTVLTLTAERNINLNAGITASGNAAGLVLNYAGNDYQVKAPVTLSGANATLNINGNAYTLIHSMAELDAIDTSGLGGRYALAQDLDASNTTYNQALVGVNGSNPFTGTFAGLGHYISGLVIDSSAKLSLGLFGYTGPNSVIRDVGLLGGSVNLNSDAYTNQVGGLVGINQGTLSNVWNTGSVSGYFGVGGLVGDNGGTVRNAYATGRVSGQFNYVGGLIGSNSGTIDTAYATGNVSGYAGIGGLVGTNSLGGISNAYATGNVSGSGSGSGSGSGSTSVGGLVGYSYQGAIVNASWDATNTGRGQAVGSGTSTNVNVSSVDSSTRYNHSAYASLGTWNLVAGTHDVYAVNGFNGAQWIMIEGQTRPFLASEYSTTIRNAHQLQLMAYDRSASYTLANDIDASATVGTNAAGMWSTKGFMSVGDDLSLFNGQLDGGGHVISGLTINRPGEEYIGLFGYAGSGSAIRNLGLVGGSVFGNSHVGGLVGYLGAGTVNNVYVTSTVSGEGNVIGGLAGANLAGTISNAYVSGNVAGFRDVGGLVGANSGTISNTYTTGNVGGTASIGGLVGTNEGSVGNSYTTGSVAGTFDVGGLLGVTSGGYVTASFYATTDAQGNVINNGGNTSITFVGNTNGTAKTALELTRLSTFAGWDIDDAGGTANAWRIYDGYSGPLLRALLTRLTINADGGNKTYDGSVSAGTATYTSSLGNALDTSKLSGNLVYTSNSKNAGTYSTTDGTLLLSGLHSVQLGYDITFGSGSLTIAKADLAVSGISAADKTYDGTRTATLTGNGALTGTVFGQDAVTLANTGVGTFDDKNAGTGKAVTVTGLTLTGSDADNYTLVQPTGLTADIARADLTVTGLTASGKTYDGSDAAALNGSAGINAFSGDDVSLTGSATSTFADKHAGTGKAVTVTGYSLTGSDADNYTLVQPTGLTADIARADLTVTGITAGNKTYDGSNAATLNGTAGINAISGDDISLTGSATSTFADKHAGTGKAVTVTGYSLTGSDADNYTLVQPTGLTADIARADLAVTGITAGNKTYDGSNAATLNGTAGINAISGDDISLTGSATSTFADKHAGTGKAVTVTGYSLTGSDADNYTLIQPTGLTADIARADLAVTGITAGNKTYDGSNAATLNGTAGINAISGDDISLTGSATSTFADKHAGTGKAVTVTGYSLTGSDADNYTLVQPTGLTAGIARADLTVTGITAGNKTYDGSNAATLNGTAGINAISGDDVSLTGAATGSFADKNAGIGKAVTVTGYSLTGTDADNYTLVQPTGLTADIARADLTVTGITAGNKTYDGSNAATLNGTAGINAISGDDVSLTGAATGSFADKNASIGKAVTVTGYSLTGTDADNYTLVQPTGLTADIARADLTVNGITAGNKTYDGSDAATLNGSAGINAISGDDVSLTGTATGSFADKNAGIGKAVTVTGYGLTGTDADNYTLTQPTGLSADIDKASLFINPDNASKVAGQSITLSGYSSLGLILGDSITSVSLSSGGEAATAPAGDYSIVVSGAQGIGLDNYIITYTDGTLTVDSNILSSQPYIGAQTSNGQTGSTGARQQAQESEALSQDMLITNPLDDRLNLQVINHGIRLPEGI encoded by the coding sequence ATGAACCGTACCTACGCCCTCGTCTGGAATCCAAGTCTCGGTAGCTGGAGTGTGGCCGATGAACACGCACGGCGGCGTGGCAAGGGGGCCGGCGCGGTATTGGCGGCAGCCCTTCTGCTGCCGACCATGGCGTTCGCCGCCGACCTGCCCACCGGCGGTACGGTGGTCTCCGGCAGCGGCCAGATCGGTACGCCGAATGCCAACCAGATGGTCATCGACCAGGGCAGCAACAAGCTCGCCATCGACTGGCAGTCCTTCGATATCGGCACCGGAAACAAGGTGACCTTCAACCAGCCAGGCAGTGATTCGATCGCCCTCAACCGCGTGCTCGGCGCCGACGGTTCGAAGATCATGGGCACCCTGGAGGCCAACGGCCAGGTGTTCCTGGTCAACCCCAACGGCGTGCTGTTCGGCCAGGGGGCCAGCGTCAATGTCGGCGGCCTGGTGGCCTCCACGCTGGATATCGCCAACGACGACTTCGAGGCCGGCAACCACCAGTTCAAGGGCAACGGCGGCAACGCCAGCGTGACCAACAACGGCAGCATCCGTGCGGCGGACGGCGGCAGCATCGCCCTGCTCGGCGGCACGGTGAGCAACAACGGCGTGATCGTCGCCAACCAGGGCACGGTGGCCCTCGCAGCGGGCAACGCAGTGACGCTGGACTTCGCTGGCGACGGCCTGCTCAACGTGCAGGTCGATGAAGCCGTGGTCGATGCCCTGGTGGAAAACCACCAGTTGATCAAGGCCGATGGCGGCCAGGTGCTGCTCACCGCCAACGCCGGCGACGCGCTGCTCAAGACCGTGATCAACAACACCGGTGTGATCGAGGCGCAAACCCTCGGTGAGAAGGACGGCAAGATCGTCCTGCTCGGCAGCTTCGACGGCGGCACCGTGCAGGTGGCCGGCACCCTGGATGCCAGCGCGCCCAACGGCGGCGATGGCGGCTTTATCGAAACCTCCGGCGCCCACGTCAAGGTGGCCGACAGCGCCAAAGTCACCACCAAGGCGACGGACGGCAAGACCGGCACCTGGCTGATCGACCCCAACGACTTCACCATCGCCGCCAGCGGCGGTGACATGACCGGCACAGCCGTGTCGGCGGCGTTGCAGAACAACAACTTTGAGATCCAGACGGCCACCATGGGTACCGCCGGCGGCAACGGCGATATCCACGTCAATGCCGAAGTGAAGTGGAGCAGCGACACCGTCCTGACCCTGACCGCCGAGCGCAACATCAATCTGAACGCGGGCATCACTGCCAGCGGCAACGCAGCCGGTCTGGTGCTCAACTACGCCGGCAACGACTACCAGGTCAAGGCCCCCGTGACCCTGAGTGGCGCCAACGCCACCCTGAACATCAACGGCAATGCCTACACCCTGATCCACTCGATGGCCGAACTCGATGCCATCGACACCTCCGGCCTGGGCGGACGCTATGCGCTAGCGCAGGACCTGGACGCCAGTAACACCACGTACAACCAGGCGCTGGTCGGGGTCAATGGCAGCAACCCGTTCACCGGAACCTTTGCAGGGCTGGGCCACTACATCAGCGGGCTGGTCATCGACTCCAGCGCCAAACTCTCTCTAGGCCTGTTCGGCTACACAGGCCCCAACAGCGTGATCCGCGACGTCGGCTTGCTGGGCGGCAGCGTGAACCTGAACAGTGACGCTTACACCAATCAGGTCGGCGGACTGGTCGGTATAAACCAGGGCACGCTCAGCAACGTCTGGAACACCGGCAGCGTCAGTGGCTATTTCGGTGTCGGCGGGCTGGTCGGTGATAACGGGGGTACCGTCAGGAACGCCTACGCGACGGGTCGTGTGAGCGGCCAATTCAACTATGTAGGCGGGCTGATCGGTTCCAACTCAGGCACCATCGACACCGCCTATGCCACCGGCAACGTCAGCGGCTACGCCGGCATCGGCGGACTGGTTGGCACCAACTCCCTGGGTGGAATCAGCAACGCCTACGCCACCGGCAACGTCAGCGGCAGCGGCAGCGGCAGCGGCAGCGGCAGCGGCAGCACCAGCGTGGGAGGGCTGGTTGGCTACAGCTACCAGGGCGCCATCGTCAATGCCTCCTGGGACGCCACCAACACCGGCAGGGGCCAGGCCGTCGGTTCAGGTACCAGCACCAACGTAAACGTCAGCAGTGTCGACAGCAGCACGCGCTACAACCACAGCGCCTACGCCAGCCTGGGGACCTGGAACCTGGTCGCAGGTACCCACGATGTCTACGCCGTCAACGGCTTCAACGGCGCGCAATGGATCATGATCGAAGGCCAGACCCGGCCCTTCCTCGCCAGCGAGTACAGCACCACGATCCGCAATGCCCATCAGTTGCAGTTGATGGCCTACGACCGTTCGGCCAGCTACACCCTGGCGAACGATATCGACGCCAGCGCCACCGTCGGCACCAATGCCGCCGGGATGTGGAGCACGAAAGGCTTCATGTCGGTGGGTGACGACCTGAGCCTGTTCAATGGGCAACTGGATGGCGGCGGCCATGTCATCTCGGGGCTGACCATCAACCGCCCCGGGGAGGAATATATCGGCCTGTTCGGCTATGCCGGCTCCGGCAGCGCGATCCGCAACCTCGGCCTGGTGGGCGGCAGCGTTTTTGGCAATAGCCATGTGGGCGGGCTGGTCGGCTACCTCGGTGCCGGCACCGTCAACAATGTCTATGTCACCAGTACTGTCTCGGGCGAAGGAAACGTTATCGGCGGGCTGGCCGGGGCCAACCTCGCGGGCACCATCAGCAATGCCTATGTCAGCGGAAACGTTGCGGGCTTCCGTGATGTTGGCGGGCTGGTCGGCGCCAACAGCGGCACCATCAGCAATACCTATACGACGGGCAACGTGGGTGGCACCGCCAGCATCGGCGGCCTGGTCGGGACCAACGAAGGCAGCGTCGGCAACAGCTACACCACGGGCAGCGTTGCGGGCACCTTCGATGTCGGCGGGCTGCTCGGGGTCACGTCCGGCGGCTATGTCACCGCGAGCTTCTACGCCACCACCGATGCCCAGGGTAACGTCATCAACAATGGCGGGAATACCTCCATTACGTTCGTGGGGAACACCAACGGTACCGCCAAGACCGCGCTGGAACTGACCCGGCTGTCCACCTTCGCCGGCTGGGACATCGATGACGCCGGCGGCACCGCCAATGCCTGGCGTATCTACGACGGCTACAGCGGCCCGCTGCTGCGCGCCCTCCTCACCCGCCTGACGATCAACGCCGATGGCGGCAACAAGACCTATGACGGCAGCGTCTCCGCAGGTACCGCCACCTACACCAGCAGCCTGGGCAACGCCCTCGACACCAGCAAGCTCTCCGGCAACCTGGTCTACACGAGCAACAGCAAGAACGCCGGCACCTACAGCACCACGGATGGCACGCTGCTTCTCAGCGGCCTGCACTCGGTTCAACTGGGCTATGACATCACCTTCGGCAGCGGCAGCCTGACCATCGCCAAGGCCGATCTTGCCGTCAGCGGTATCTCCGCCGCCGACAAGACCTACGATGGCACCCGCACCGCCACCCTGACCGGGAATGGCGCGTTGACGGGCACGGTCTTCGGCCAGGATGCCGTCACCCTGGCCAATACCGGTGTCGGCACGTTCGACGACAAGAACGCGGGCACTGGCAAGGCGGTCACCGTCACCGGCCTGACCCTGACCGGCAGCGATGCGGACAACTACACCCTCGTCCAGCCGACCGGACTGACAGCCGATATCGCCCGGGCCGATCTCACGGTCACCGGCCTCACCGCCAGCGGCAAGACCTACGACGGCTCCGATGCCGCTGCGCTCAACGGCAGCGCTGGCATCAATGCCTTCAGCGGCGATGACGTCTCGCTCACGGGCAGCGCTACCAGCACCTTCGCCGACAAGCATGCGGGGACTGGCAAGGCCGTTACCGTGACGGGCTACAGCCTCACCGGCAGCGACGCCGACAACTACACCCTCGTCCAGCCGACCGGACTGACGGCCGATATCGCCCGGGCCGATCTCACGGTCACCGGTATCACCGCCGGCAACAAGACCTACGACGGCTCCAACGCCGCCACCCTCAACGGCACTGCGGGTATCAATGCCATCAGCGGCGATGACATCTCGCTCACGGGCAGCGCTACCAGCACCTTCGCCGACAAGCATGCGGGTACCGGCAAGGCCGTCACCGTGACCGGCTACAGTCTCACCGGCAGCGACGCCGACAACTACACCCTCGTCCAGCCAACCGGCCTGACGGCCGACATCGCCCGGGCCGACCTCGCGGTCACCGGTATCACCGCCGGCAACAAAACCTACGACGGCTCCAACGCCGCCACCCTCAACGGCACTGCGGGTATCAATGCCATCAGCGGCGATGACATCTCGCTCACGGGCAGCGCTACCAGCACCTTCGCCGACAAGCATGCGGGTACCGGCAAGGCCGTCACCGTGACCGGCTACAGTCTCACCGGCAGCGACGCCGACAACTACACCCTTATCCAGCCGACCGGACTGACGGCCGATATCGCCCGGGCCGACCTCGCGGTCACCGGTATCACCGCCGGCAACAAAACCTACGACGGCTCCAACGCCGCCACCCTCAACGGCACTGCGGGTATCAATGCCATCAGCGGCGATGACATCTCGCTCACGGGCAGCGCTACCAGCACCTTCGCCGACAAGCATGCGGGTACCGGCAAGGCCGTCACCGTGACCGGCTACAGTCTCACCGGCAGCGACGCCGACAACTACACCCTCGTCCAGCCAACCGGCCTGACGGCCGGCATCGCCCGGGCCGATCTCACGGTCACCGGCATCACCGCCGGCAACAAGACCTACGACGGCTCCAACGCCGCCACCCTCAACGGCACTGCGGGTATCAATGCCATCAGCGGCGATGACGTCTCGCTCACCGGGGCTGCCACCGGCAGCTTCGCCGACAAGAACGCAGGTATCGGCAAGGCCGTTACCGTGACGGGCTACAGCCTCACCGGCACTGACGCCGACAACTACACCCTCGTCCAGCCGACCGGACTGACGGCCGACATCGCCCGGGCCGATCTCACGGTCACCGGCATCACCGCCGGCAACAAGACCTACGACGGCTCCAACGCCGCCACCCTCAACGGCACTGCGGGTATCAATGCCATCAGCGGCGATGACGTCTCGCTCACCGGGGCTGCCACCGGCAGCTTCGCCGACAAGAACGCAAGTATCGGCAAGGCCGTTACCGTGACGGGCTACAGCCTCACCGGCACTGACGCCGACAACTACACCCTCGTCCAGCCGACCGGACTGACGGCCGACATCGCCCGGGCCGATCTCACGGTCAACGGCATCACCGCCGGCAACAAGACCTACGACGGGTCCGACGCCGCCACCCTCAATGGCAGCGCTGGCATCAACGCCATCAGCGGCGATGACGTCTCGCTCACCGGAACCGCCACCGGTAGCTTCGCCGACAAGAACGCAGGTATCGGCAAGGCCGTTACCGTGACGGGCTACGGCCTCACCGGCACTGACGCCGACAACTACACCCTCACCCAGCCCACCGGGCTGAGCGCCGATATCGACAAGGCCTCGCTGTTCATCAATCCCGACAACGCCAGCAAGGTCGCCGGGCAAAGCATCACGTTGAGCGGCTACAGCAGCCTCGGCCTGATACTCGGCGACAGCATCACCTCGGTCAGCCTCAGCAGTGGTGGTGAGGCTGCCACGGCCCCAGCCGGTGATTACTCAATCGTGGTCAGTGGTGCCCAAGGCATAGGCCTGGACAACTACATCATCACTTACACCGATGGCACGCTGACGGTCGACAGCAACATCCTCAGCAGCCAGCCCTATATCGGCGCACAAACCTCGAACGGCCAGACCGGCTCGACCGGCGCCAGGCAACAGGCACAAGAGTCAGAAGCCCTGAGCCAGGACATGCTGATCACCAACCCGCTCGATGATCGCCTGAACCTGCAAGTCATCAACCACGGCATCCGCCTGCCTGAAGGAATCTGA
- a CDS encoding DUF5447 family protein, translating to MNLSKYLHQPHRPDCDCSVCWSKRELAKHALSRSTPCNQCRRATASRVNGRTVVTPASYCEKHTPSERPPKWWHVVHDSGKPTPFVPIHEPFELEG from the coding sequence ATGAATCTCAGCAAGTACCTGCATCAACCACATCGACCGGACTGCGACTGCTCTGTCTGCTGGTCGAAACGCGAACTGGCGAAACACGCTCTCTCCCGGTCCACACCGTGCAACCAGTGCCGCCGTGCAACCGCATCCAGGGTAAATGGCCGGACGGTCGTTACGCCTGCTTCGTACTGCGAGAAACACACGCCAAGCGAGCGTCCGCCGAAGTGGTGGCACGTTGTGCACGACAGTGGCAAACCCACACCTTTCGTGCCAATCCACGAACCCTTCGAGCTTGAGGGCTGA
- a CDS encoding zonular occludens toxin domain-containing protein: protein MLYIRTGLQGHGKTLNTIKEVDQAAKTQDRPVYFHNVTDLDPAKLQASWYPFDDPLLWYELPDNCMVVIDEAQGWFGLRDPRQPVPLHISRFEVMRKQGHEVHLITQDPRFIDVHARRLCNKHIHYWRLFGSAKLARYESERCVNEVEKLAHNKDVDKKVISLDKRYFGVYTSAKAGHHFKFNPSKKLILAICAVPVVGYLVYDVYALINKPAAEAQAATSTPAASSGSVVSDAVEAATSAFPSSALKKKGDKGDVLSTDDYLALRVPRIPLVPSSAPIFDEVAKPVAYPRLTCISRTGAAQGGRDPSASMRLNGRPLSCSCYSQQGTRYETTLRFCLDTARNGVFDPGQQPGSFMGQSSLPSVNQTPDISAAMPSASSVVTVVSDSEYSARPWRK, encoded by the coding sequence ATGCTCTATATACGCACTGGATTGCAGGGGCACGGTAAAACCCTGAACACCATCAAGGAGGTTGATCAGGCGGCAAAAACCCAGGACCGCCCGGTCTACTTCCATAATGTGACCGACCTCGATCCGGCCAAATTGCAGGCGTCCTGGTATCCATTCGATGACCCTTTGCTCTGGTACGAACTGCCAGACAATTGCATGGTGGTGATCGATGAGGCCCAGGGCTGGTTCGGTTTGCGGGATCCTCGCCAGCCTGTCCCGCTGCACATTTCCCGCTTTGAGGTTATGCGCAAGCAAGGTCATGAAGTGCATCTGATTACCCAGGACCCGCGCTTTATTGATGTGCATGCTCGAAGGTTGTGCAACAAGCATATCCATTACTGGCGTCTTTTCGGTTCTGCCAAGTTGGCGCGTTATGAGTCTGAGCGGTGTGTCAATGAGGTCGAAAAGCTGGCTCATAACAAGGATGTGGACAAGAAGGTTATCAGCCTCGATAAGCGATATTTCGGAGTGTATACCAGCGCCAAAGCTGGGCACCACTTCAAGTTCAATCCTTCTAAAAAGCTGATCCTGGCTATCTGTGCTGTTCCTGTGGTCGGGTACCTCGTCTATGACGTTTACGCGCTGATCAATAAGCCGGCTGCTGAGGCACAAGCGGCTACCAGTACGCCAGCGGCAAGTTCTGGAAGTGTTGTGAGTGATGCTGTTGAGGCGGCCACTTCTGCCTTTCCGTCATCGGCCTTGAAGAAAAAGGGCGATAAGGGTGATGTGCTATCGACGGATGACTACCTTGCACTGCGGGTGCCTCGTATCCCGCTTGTCCCGTCTTCTGCGCCAATCTTTGATGAGGTGGCCAAGCCCGTCGCTTATCCGCGCCTGACGTGTATATCTCGAACTGGAGCAGCTCAAGGCGGGCGCGATCCGTCTGCCAGCATGCGGCTCAATGGCAGACCCTTGTCGTGTAGTTGCTACTCCCAGCAGGGCACACGGTATGAAACTACCCTGCGTTTCTGCCTGGACACGGCACGTAATGGGGTATTCGATCCTGGGCAACAGCCCGGCTCCTTCATGGGGCAATCCAGCCTTCCTAGTGTAAATCAAACGCCTGATATCTCCGCTGCAATGCCCTCGGCATCTTCTGTTGTGACTGTTGTTTCCGACTCTGAATATTCCGCCAGGCCATGGCGCAAGTGA
- a CDS encoding sensor histidine kinase, translating to MEHGDGLKSVQFLSVLKTLRSDLRDVIDGSSAVPAWQSPQEWLAPLRRRFIDLFDDLGIESHWNLPEHWPSAFTPPQLLALTRFLEEALTNVLKHAGATRLEIGARAEAAHGLSLWVRDNGRGFDVDDVLSAGTGVGMSSMRMRIERMGGQLRIESHPGETLLTATIHGEPIVV from the coding sequence ATGGAGCATGGGGATGGATTGAAAAGTGTTCAGTTCCTGTCCGTGCTGAAGACACTGCGCAGCGACCTGCGTGACGTGATCGACGGCTCGTCCGCCGTGCCCGCCTGGCAATCGCCGCAGGAATGGCTGGCACCGCTGCGGCGCCGGTTCATCGACCTGTTCGATGACTTGGGCATCGAATCGCACTGGAACTTGCCGGAGCACTGGCCGAGTGCGTTCACCCCGCCACAACTCCTAGCCCTTACGCGCTTTCTCGAAGAAGCCCTGACCAATGTGCTCAAGCACGCCGGCGCCACACGGCTGGAAATTGGCGCCCGAGCCGAAGCAGCGCACGGGCTGAGCCTCTGGGTCCGTGACAATGGCCGTGGCTTCGACGTGGACGACGTACTGTCCGCCGGAACAGGCGTCGGCATGAGCAGCATGCGGATGCGCATCGAGCGCATGGGAGGACAACTGCGAATCGAATCCCACCCTGGTGAAACACTGCTGACGGCAACTATTCACGGCGAGCCGATCGTTGTGTAG
- a CDS encoding virulence factor TspB C-terminal domain-related protein, protein MLRLLLCSLGGFDMRFLLLVFAFLYSSLSLAADGYWKTGDYVGSSVDAVCSASIYGGYSNVKEIYLNGKYCDAYVLQGGDGRRIGWWPEYVLCSKTKPENKEVVVAADEFGFPTETPANSPSENGACAMAPDTYPDGSPKPENCVSNGDGTATCSWPHSPTGDTDPCIDGCEPPEPEPEPEPEPTDPDEPDEPDNPDQPGGNGGNTGGNNGGNTGGGNDNSGGNTGGNNSGGGSSGGGSDNGGGSGSCTGDNSCNDNGGEDPKGDGGSASGMGCDQPLRCEGDAIQCAVLQQQKAARCEAKDFFDLDKNKGEINSFLDNEKFKPGDVAKGDSIQIPDFISNNTRFLPSSCPPPIAINLSGRSLSFSYEPLCYIANLLSPLIVMLATVAATMYVGRSFGGN, encoded by the coding sequence TTGTTGCGTTTGCTGCTTTGTTCTTTGGGCGGGTTTGATATGCGGTTTTTACTTCTGGTATTTGCATTTTTATATTCATCGCTATCTCTTGCTGCCGATGGTTATTGGAAGACCGGGGACTACGTTGGGTCCTCCGTTGATGCGGTTTGCTCAGCTTCTATTTATGGCGGCTACTCTAACGTTAAGGAGATTTACTTAAACGGGAAGTATTGTGATGCTTATGTCCTTCAAGGTGGGGATGGCCGGCGTATTGGTTGGTGGCCTGAGTATGTTTTGTGTTCTAAAACCAAGCCTGAAAATAAGGAGGTTGTAGTAGCTGCTGATGAGTTCGGATTTCCAACTGAAACACCGGCTAATTCTCCTTCTGAAAATGGCGCCTGTGCTATGGCTCCAGACACCTATCCGGACGGCTCTCCTAAGCCCGAGAACTGCGTTAGCAATGGCGATGGTACGGCCACCTGTTCATGGCCTCATTCGCCCACTGGTGACACTGATCCCTGCATAGACGGCTGTGAACCTCCAGAGCCTGAACCTGAGCCAGAGCCTGAACCAACTGATCCTGATGAGCCTGATGAACCAGACAACCCGGATCAGCCGGGCGGTAACGGTGGCAATACTGGGGGTAACAATGGCGGCAATACTGGCGGTGGTAACGATAATTCTGGTGGTAATACTGGTGGCAATAATTCGGGCGGTGGGTCGAGCGGCGGTGGTTCCGACAATGGCGGCGGTAGTGGTAGTTGCACTGGTGACAATAGTTGCAATGACAACGGGGGCGAAGATCCAAAAGGTGATGGCGGATCGGCATCGGGCATGGGCTGCGATCAGCCATTAAGGTGCGAAGGTGATGCGATCCAGTGCGCCGTTCTTCAGCAGCAGAAAGCTGCACGTTGTGAAGCCAAAGACTTTTTCGATCTTGATAAGAATAAAGGCGAGATCAATAGCTTTCTGGATAATGAAAAATTTAAGCCGGGTGATGTGGCTAAAGGGGATTCAATCCAGATTCCTGACTTCATATCGAATAACACAAGGTTTTTGCCCTCTAGTTGCCCGCCACCTATTGCCATAAATCTATCTGGGCGCTCCTTGAGCTTCTCATATGAGCCGCTTTGTTATATCGCGAATTTACTTTCTCCATTAATTGTGATGCTGGCTACGGTGGCTGCGACCATGTATGTCGGTCGTTCTTTCGGGGGTAATTGA
- a CDS encoding response regulator transcription factor — MGFHSLMLSANLPSDDSVLPAPVLVVEDDPLMRQRLSRVLGEIGYTDETVAFSVNLAEARAHVSSQPVAMVLVDLGLPDGNGIELIHELRAQDPTLWILVISAWSTEEAILGALQAGATGYLLKERDDLEVSLSIRSVLRGGAPIDPFIARRILTLLPTVPLHKQPSDTSEAEALSARESEILEWVSRGLSNREIAEQLTISRHTVECHIKRIYRKLAVSSRIRAVSEARHRGLLS; from the coding sequence ATGGGGTTTCATTCGCTGATGCTGAGCGCCAACCTCCCTTCCGATGATTCTGTGTTGCCGGCGCCGGTGCTGGTCGTCGAGGACGATCCATTGATGCGCCAGCGGCTGTCGCGGGTGCTCGGCGAAATTGGCTACACCGATGAAACGGTGGCTTTCTCGGTGAACCTGGCCGAGGCGCGTGCGCATGTCAGCAGCCAGCCCGTGGCGATGGTGCTGGTGGATCTGGGATTGCCGGATGGCAATGGCATCGAGCTGATCCATGAGTTGCGCGCGCAGGACCCGACTTTGTGGATTCTGGTGATCTCGGCCTGGAGCACCGAGGAGGCCATCCTCGGTGCGTTGCAGGCGGGCGCCACGGGCTATCTGCTCAAGGAGCGCGATGACCTGGAGGTGAGTCTGTCGATTCGCAGCGTGCTGCGCGGCGGTGCACCGATCGACCCTTTCATCGCACGGCGTATCCTGACCCTGCTGCCGACAGTGCCGCTGCACAAGCAGCCTAGCGACACGAGCGAAGCAGAAGCGCTCAGTGCCCGCGAGAGCGAGATTCTAGAATGGGTTTCCCGCGGGCTGAGCAACCGGGAAATCGCCGAACAGTTGACCATTTCCCGCCATACCGTCGAATGTCATATCAAACGGATTTACCGCAAGCTGGCCGTTTCCTCGCGTATCCGCGCGGTGAGCGAGGCTCGGCACCGCGGCTTGTTGTCCTGA